The following proteins are encoded in a genomic region of Drosophila bipectinata strain 14024-0381.07 chromosome XL, DbipHiC1v2, whole genome shotgun sequence:
- the LOC108118980 gene encoding uncharacterized protein, with protein MVFLLALGLFFGGLLAVLSLIFKLLGLKPPMIFDKYPLKGIFYRFKFWISLLVLKNLRYRIYRRNEEVLGSDEHLAKIDRAQELGSDPKSYDVVSFMAANREGQKLMVTLERRRRGVLKAALYLWLPDKGGLFGSPNLPDMIHFTTQDGQENNEFRGGGFHICQEKSMKVWRIRYEGVLRRQEATEEDVTVDLDLRFRSSSARHFDYSRDLSSALIADSIAREAWNEEFYSVLRSVNHIVEKRTHYEQNGELTGQIRIRDEEIPLRMLGFRDHSFGTERCLSSINRYVYFALFLDDGSSMVVGNLSQPSFFLSSLKVGYVCTPAGEYQPLTWSNFELYSYGEKGIPPQHQNFIVRTEEQEYLVQIQVEGSAVRYVGGDWESKVFNQFLACTVNGISGQGHAEFLYRHKGGRPEDINAKDPSWYQDIKRFERSLSLLEEEERDFIF; from the coding sequence ATGGTATTCCTACTCGCCCTGGGACTATTCTTTGGCGGTCTACTGGCCGTCCTCAGTCTGATCTTTAAGCTGTTGGGTCTGAAACCGCCCATGATCTTTGACAAGTACCCCTTGAAGGGCATCTTCTATCGTTTCAAATTCTGGATATCCCTGCTGGTGCTGAAGAATCTAAGATATAGGATCTATCGCAGGAACGAAGAGGTCCTGGGTTCCGATGagcatttggccaaaatcgaTCGGGCCCAGGAGCTGGGCAGTGATCCGAAGAGCTATGATGTGGTCAGCTTCATGGCGGCCAATCGAGAGGGCCAGAAGCTGATGGTGACTTTGGAGCGTCGGCGGCGCGGTGTCCTGAAGGCGGCCCTCTACCTGTGGCTGCCCGATAAGGGAGGACTCTTCGGCTCCCCCAACCTACCGGATATGATACACTTTACCACCCAAGACGGGCAGGAGAATAACGAGTTCCGAGGCGGTGGCTTTCACATCTGCCAGGAGAAGTCCATGAAGGTGTGGCGAATCCGGTACGAGGGAGTTCTGCGACGCCAGGAGGCCACCGAGGAGGATGTAACTGTGGATCTGGATCTGAGGTTCAGAAGCTCCTCCGCCAGGCACTTTGACTATAGCCGGGACTTGAGCTCCGCCCTGATCGCCGACTCGATAGCCCGCGAGGCCTGGAACGAGGAATTCTACAGTGTCCTGCGGAGCGTCAACCACATCGTGGAGAAGCGGACGCACTACGAGCAGAACGGCGAACTCACTGGCCAGATCCGTATCCGGGATGAGGAGATACCGCTGCGAATGTTGGGCTTCAGGGATCACAGTTTCGGCACGGAACGCTGTCTCAGCTCCATCAATCGGTATGTGTACTTCGCCCTGTTCCTGGACGACGGCAGCAGCATGGTGGTGGGCAATCTCAGCCAGCCGAGCTTCTTCCTCTCCTCCCTGAAGGTGGGCTACGTCTGCACCCCCGCCGGTGAATACCAGCCCCTGACGTGGAGCAACTTTGAGTTGTACTCCTACGGGGAGAAGGGCATACCGCCACAGCATCAGAATTTCATTGTCCGGACCGAGGAGCAGGAGTACCTGGTCCAGATCCAGGTGGAGGGTTCGGCTGTGCGGTATGTGGGCGGGGATTGGGAGTCCAAGGTGTTTAATCAGTTCCTTGCCTGCACTGTCAACGGGATATCCGGGCAGGGACATGCCGAATTCCTCTACCGCCACAAGGGTGGCCGGCCGGAGGACATCAATGCCAAGGATCCCAGCTGGTATCAGGACATCAAGCGATTCGAGAGAAGTCTCAGTCtcctggaggaggaggaaagGGACTTTATCTTTTAA
- the LOC108118982 gene encoding uncharacterized protein: MYKTIRHGENSLQYTILPQNDDFRIEGKLSGAGRSASSGGASTSGSSASATGKVKGQRRRRSFFAYLGLIFVCTVIIGAILIPFLVSAECLPNPKEWFLKTKAAFIQHGSGSGPGSGSGSLAIGGDLLPTGSPLLQQSVGRNVQIVNRNGVEQFVLRLNKTNPLISTTAAPPPPTSSTSTSTTTTTTTTTTTTTEAPPPPPPAPVTTIPTTTTTREPATNPVQRHQPPGTTITTRIIQVPLLKSAAKKPIMPPVLAKAQGNQIQPNQEEEAKQGQEVAGNRSNSAWIKTHWAYIDPSTYFQWTGYKAEDSVLLPALLGFALIGVILIITVCLVARNKRTIVSSVRKRNRNDIEEQGAEDNATLLTTTNLSDDD, from the exons ATGTACAAAACCATAAGACACGGCGAAAATAGTCTGCAATATACGATTTTGCCGCAAAACGATGATTTTCGCATCGAGGGCAAGCTGTCGGGGGCTGGACGATCGGCGTCTTCCGGTGGAGCCTCCACTTCCGGTTCGTCAGCTTCCGCCACCGGCAAGGTCAAGGGTCAGCGACGACGACGCTCGTTCTTCGCCTATTTGGGTCTCATCTTCGTCTGTACCGTTATCATTGGCGCCATTTTAATACCGTTCCTCGTCTCCGCCGAATGTCTGCCCAATCCCAAGGAATGGTTCTTGAAAACCAAAGCAGCTTTCATCCAACACGGATCGGGATCGGGTCCTGGATCAGGATCGGGCTCTTTAGCGATTGGTGGGGATCTGTTGCCGACAGGATCCCCGCTCCTGCAACAGAGTGTGGGTCGGAATGTCCAGATCGTGAACCGGAACGGAGTCGAGCAGTTTGTGCTCCGATTAAACAAAACGAATCCTTTAATCTCCACCACCGCTGCACCCCCACCGCCGACCAGCAGCACCTCTACCTCTaccactacaacaacaacaactacgaCAACCACAACCACAGAAGCTCCTCCACCGCCGCCTCCGGCTCCAGTTACAACAATTCCAACAACCACTACAACCCGAGAACCAGCCACAAATCCGGTCCAGCGGCATCAGCCACCGGGAACAACAATCACCACTCGGATCATCCAGGTGCCACTGCTAAAGTCCGCCGCCAAGAAACCGATTATGCCGCCCGTCCTAGCCAAGGCCCAGGGCAACCAAATCCAACCGAatcaggaggaggaggcgaaACAGGGCCAGGAAGTGGCGGGAAACCGAAGCAACAGTGCCTGGATCAAGACGCATTGGGCCTACATTGATCCTTCGACCTACTTCCAGTGGACG GGCTACAAGGCCGAGGATAGCGTGCTGCTTCCCGCACTGCTGGGCTTTGCCCTGATTGGCGTGATTTTGATCATAACGGTATGCCTGGTGGCACGCAACAAGCGCACCATCGTCTCCTCCGTCCGCAAGCGGAATCGCAAC GACATTGAGGAGCAGGGCGCCGAGGATAATGCCACTTTGCTTACAACCACAAACTTGTCGGATGACGATTAA
- the TRAM gene encoding translocating chain-associated membrane protein 1: MAIKPGLGRKTSNKNPPILSHEFVIQNHADIISCVAMVFVVGLMNESTAAFASAFISLHHNVSGEDPSREQPYGKAFTYIAGIKDYCAIFFYTLTCIIMHAIIQEFVLDKISKKMHLSKFKLARFNESGQLVAFYLMSFFWGAHILVKEGFLGHVAQLWEGFPDHPMSFLHKFYFIIQLSYYLHMLPELYFQKIKTKEEQQPKIVHSVSGFTLIVLAYILSFQRLALVLLTLHYFSELLSHVFQLIGVFDREERLAKLRVVNNGVFFLIRFATSVIGVLTLYYGIGGARSLLALGGLIALQGYLVFSFITEQLKAKREAKKEAKREAKLALQTKKPAKALKDKVKRKKESDLPEADQSSASPIKQKVK, from the coding sequence ATGGCCATCAAACCTGGTTTGGGTCGCAAGACCAGCAACAAGAACCCACCGATCCTGAGCCACGAGTTTGTCATCCAGAATCATGCCGATATCATCTCCTGCGTGGCCATGGTATTCGTTGTCGGTCTGATGAACGAATCAACGGCGGCGTTCGCCAGCGCCTTCATCTCGCTGCATCATAATGTGAGCGGTGAGGATCCCAGCCGAGAGCAGCCGTACGGCAAGGCCTTCACCTACATTGCCGGCATCAAGGACTATTGTGCGATATTCTTCTATACACTGACCTGCATCATTATGCATGCCATTATCCAGGAGTTCGTGCTGGACAAGATCAGCAAGAAGATGCATCTGTCCAAGTTCAAGTTGGCGCGCTTCAATGAATCCGGCCAGCTGGTTGCCTTCTATCTGATGTCGTTCTTCTGGGGCGCTCACATCCTGGTCAAGGAGGGCTTCCTCGGACATGTGGCCCAGCTGTGGGAGGGCTTCCCCGACCATCCGATGAGCTTCCTGCACAAGTTCTACTTCATCATTCAGCTATCGTACTACCTGCATATGCTGCCCGAACTCTACTTCCAGAAGATCAAGAccaaggaggagcagcagccaaAGATCGTGCACTCGGTCAGCGGCTTCACCCTGATCGTGCTGGCCTACATTCTCAGTTTCCAGCGTCTGGCCCTCGTCCTCCTCACCCTGCACTACTTCAGCGAGCTGCTGTCGCATGTCTTCCAGCTCATTGGTGTCTTTGATCGCGAGGAGCGCCTGGCCAAGCTGCGCGTGGTTAACAACGGCGTGTTCTTCCTCATCCGTTTCGCCACCTCGGTGATTGGTGTCCTGACACTGTACTATGGCATCGGTGGAGCTCGCTCTCTGCTCGCCTTGGGCGGCCTAATTGCCCTGCAGGGCTATCTGGTGTTCTCGTTCATCACcgagcagctgaaggccaagCGCGAGGCCAAGAAGGAGGCGAAACGGGAGGCCAAGCTGGCGCTGCAGACCAAGAAGCCGGCCAAGGCGCTCAAGGATAAGGTGAAGCGCAAGAAGGAGAGCGATCTGCCAGAGGCGGATCAGTCATCGGCCAGTCCCATCAAGCAGAAAGTCAAATGA
- the LOC108118981 gene encoding GPN-loop GTPase 1 has protein sequence MATGLEGIKLEALSISEGIRDFPVCIIVLGMAGSGKTTFTKSLIQHAQEKFNPYVVNLDPACREVPYAAHVDIRDTVNYREVMKQYQLGPNGGIVTALNMFTTKMAQFAELVRRAGERGHKWCIIDTPGQIEVFTWSASGNIITEGLATLFPTVVVYVMDVVRSACPTTFMSNMLYACSILYKTRLPFLVALNKIDLQDCSFIKDWMTDFETYQEALEEEQSFVSNLTRTMSLTLDTFYENLTTCGVSAKTGVGFAQLLQKVLECVSEYEKDYKPVYEKMRKERLAQEAATPQPAVNVAESGVPVPLGLGLKDPPPHSGNGIFLMAPGLVPQEAEDETEDMELDPKEPMEDQNFQSFVQNHLSAQQTKRDKLEKQNNS, from the exons ATGGCCACCGGACTGGAGGGCATCAAGCTGGAGGCTCTGTCCATCAGCGAGGGCATCCGCGACTTTCCCGTCTGCATCATTGTCCTGGGAATGGCCGGCAGCGGCAAGACCACATTCACCAAAAGTCTCATCCAGCACGCCCAGGAGAAATTCAATCCGTATGTGGTTAATCTGGATCCCGCCTGTCGGGAGGTGCCCTATGCGGCGCACGTCGACATCCGGGACACGGTCAACTACCGTGAGGTGATGAAGCAGTACCAGTTGGGACCGAACGGTGGCATTGTGACTGCCCTAAACATGTTCACCACAAAAATGGCCCAGTTTGCGGAGCTGGTGCGTCGCGCTGGAGAGCGAGGCCATAAGTGGTGTATCATCGACACTCCCGGCCAGATCGAGGTCTTCACCTGGTCCGCCTCCGGTAACATAATCACCGAGGGCCTGGCCACCCTGTTTCCCACCGTTGTGGTCTATGTTATGGATGTGGTGCGCAGCGCCTGTCCCACCACATTCATGTCCAACATGCTGTACGCCTGCTCTATCCTGTACAAGACCCGTCTGCCCTTCCTGGTGGCCCTTAATAAG ATTGACTTGCAGGACTGCAGCTTCATCAAGGACTGGATGACGGACTTTGAGACGTACCAGGAGGCTCTGGAGGAGGAGCAGAGCTTCGTGAGCAATCTGACCCGCACCATGTCCCTCACCCTGGACACCTTTTACGAAAATCTGACCACCTGTGGCGTTTCCGCCAAAACAGGCGTGGGATTTGCCCAGCTCCTGCAGAAGGTTCTGGAGTGCGTGTCGGAGTACGAGAAGGATTACAAGCCAGTCTACGAGAAGATGAGGAAAGAACGCCTGGCCCAAGAAGCAGCTACTCCCCAGCCGGCTGTCAATGTGGCGGAATCTGGAGTGCCAGTGCCCTTGGGATTGGGTCTAAAA GATCCACCTCCACACTCTGGAAACGGAATCTTTCTAATGGCACCTGGCTTAGTGCCGCAGGAAGCCGAAGACGAGACAGAAGACATGGAACTGGATCCCAAGGAACCGATGGAGGATCAGAACTTCCAGAGCTTCGTTCAGAACCACCTGTCAGCCCAGCAGACCAAAAGGGATAAGCTGGAGAAGCAGAATAATTCTTAG